The following coding sequences lie in one Colias croceus chromosome 1, ilColCroc2.1 genomic window:
- the LOC123705954 gene encoding uncharacterized protein LOC123705954, whose translation MRKITSRRSRTPNWSLEEKQYLLDLIKERKEVVVNKSSNGPNYSEEKDVAWNEILRNLALKFGTKFSDFSLKKVKTQWQNMKRIAREEISLNGAAVQNYTRQSFEVCNILELVKDGVLRKDNEHNISEPNIEPLNANIEIKTECIDEDMSEPSCSAVDYSTRSTQETINDVTTVLESSVSESSTSSTLHTEYVTDTDKQEANIPNADNKKTAETMTDFTSNADNMLPKEFLDFMRHSTTMKDLKMESLKEERQIVRAMRETAELNKIIAEQKLKHVLWVKKQEMA comes from the exons ATGAGGAAAATAACCAGCCGTCGATCCAGAACACCTAATTGGTCGCTGGAAGAGAAACAGTACTTGCTCGATCTAATCAAGGAAAGAAAAGAAGTTGTTGTTAACAAAAGCAGCAATGGACCTAATTATTCCGAAGAAAAGGACGTAGCTTGGAATGAGATATTACGCAATCTGGCATTGAAGTTCGGAACTAAATTCAGCGATTTTTctcttaaaaaagtaaaaactcaATGGCAGAATATGAAGCGAATTGCACGTGAGGAAATATCACTGAATGGCGCCGCTGTTCAAAATTACACAAGACAGTCATTTGAAGTTTGTAACATTCTTGAATTAGTAAAGGATGGTGTTCTAAGAAAAgataatgaacataatattagcGAACCTAACATCGAGCCTCTAAATGCTAACATCGAAATTAAAACTGAATGTATAGACGA aGATATGTCTGAACCAAGCTGTAGTGCGGTCGATTACTCTACAAGAAGTACTCAAGAGACAATAAATGATGTAACAACGGTGCTTGAATCTTCGGTATCTGAATCTTCAACATCATCAACTTTGCACACCGAATATGTAACGGATACagataaacaagaagcgaataTTCCAAACGCAGATAATAAGAAGACAGCTGAAACCATGACAGATTTTACCAGTAATGCAGACAATATGCTTCCAAAAGAGTTCCTTGACTTTATGAG GCATTCAACAACAATGAAAGATCTTAAAATGGAATCTCTAAAAGAAGAGAGACAGATTGTGAGGGCAATGAGGGAGACAGcagaattgaataaaattatagccGAACAGAAATTAAAGCACGTGTTATGGGTGAAGAAGCAGGAAATGGCGTAA